Genomic window (Roseofilum reptotaenium CS-1145):
ACCGAGGATCGTTTTCTTAAGGTTTCTCAGTTTCTGTCTCCATTGCGGTTCAGCTTTAGGCGCTGGAGGGTCAGCCGGAGGATTGGGATCGCCGAGATAACGGTAGTATCTCCATAACTCTCTATAAGGACCACCCTGTCTCATGGGACTTCCCGCCCAATGAAGATACATTAATCGCTTCCCTTTATCATATAAAATATGGTCTTTTTCTTCAAAATGTGCCGATCCTGCCCAACTTCCCGGTACTCCTTCTGGTAGCTTCACCAAGTTTAAACGTTTGGGAATTGATTTTAGAACCAGGTAGTTGAGAATGGGTTGGTCCGTGACTTGGGAGGAAAAATCAAAGTATTCTCGATGTTGGCTACACTCTTGCAGGAGTCTATACATCTGCTCTTGAGAAATGGCGGTTTTTTTAGAGGCCCAAAACCCACTATTGAACACATCTTGTAATTCTTCACCCGTAAAGATCTTGTTGTCTTTAACTAAGGGCGAGAAAATATCATTTAATCCTCGACCAGAGTGATGATAATCACAACAAATAAATCCATATTTTGGTAGGTAAGATAGGATATCAGACATCCTTTCAAAGACAATGATATCAGTATCGATATACAGAAAGTCATCTAGGGGGCCGAACCAGGCGACGAGCTTTCGCATTTTATTGGGTAATGCCAGAAAATCGCGATCGAATATCTCAGAAATTTTTATTGTAAATTCTTGTACAAGATTTAAATCAGGAAAAACGCGAACATTATGTTTCTCTGCAAGGATTTGCGCGGTTTCCTGATAATCTTCATTGAAGGGGATCATGTAAACAGTAATACTAGAATCGTACATGCGAATACTGTTTAAGAGGGCGATCGCATTCTCTTTCACTTTATTATTCGCTACAATATAAATTCCTTGGTTCATAATTATTTCCTAGATTTTTTAAGTCCTAATTTACGAAATACTTTCTGCATAAATGTGGGAGGGGGGTTATAGGGTTTAGGTTTACCAACAAACTGTGGTCGATTTTCAGGTTCGTGCAAATAGCGATAGTGTAAGAATAGTTCTCGATAGGGAAAATCTAAGTTTTCCCCAGCACACAGACGAGTAAATACCTTAGAAGAAAGCCCAATATAGTGCAGGTATGTTAACTGTGCCTCTTTATCATAGAGCAAATGATCCCGTTCCATAAAGTGAGGAGAAGTGACGGAACATCCGGTGATCTGTTCTTTCGGGAGGTGTAGGGAAAAGTTGTAAATGTCCAAACCCGATCGCATGGTCATATAATTAAGAACAGATTGATTAGGGGCTGATGGGTATAAAATTTCAGCTTCTCCAGCTTGCAGGTAAGTAACCAGTTCATTTCTTTGCTCAACCGATAATAATCCTCGTTTGGATCCATAAAATCCAGCACAGAAAATCTCTCGATGAATTCGTTCTTGGGGGAAGATTTGAAATAGTTTGGAACTCTCTACATTATAAATATGAGAGGGGTCTTTATACTGGAAATCATAGACAACAAAATCATGATGATTAAGTTCCTCAAAGACGAAATCTAGGGAGTTGAGAACCAATACATCAGCATCAAAGTAGACAAATTTTTCAAACGGACTTTTTGGGTCAAACGCACAGTAGCGACGGTTCATTCCGATACGACGAACTCCCTGAATGCCCTGGGATTCCCACTGTTGTAGGACATTAGGATGAGCTTTCCAGACCTCGTAGGAAAATTCTTCCCAAGGAGCAAAGATATCTGGATCGTTGAGTAATTCTACATTTTTTCTTCGACTAATTTCTGCTTTGACGCGATCTAGGCGATCGTCATAAGCAATAACACAGACGGGTGTATCAGCACCAACATTGACTTCTATACTGTTTAGCAGTGCAACCAGTTGATCGTAAACTACATCATTAGCAGATGTATAGATTCCATGAGTCATAGGATTGAATATACAAGGACATACTAGAGATCCGGCGACCAAAACATTAAGTTTGTCTGGTTTCTTTTGTTTATTGTCACTCATCGAAGATAGTTTTGACAACTATTAACTAGAGTAATTTTGAAAGATCTTAATGGGTGGTTACTTCTTGACAATCGTCTGAATTTATGACATCATTTAATATGGGAATGTCATATACCAATTCATGAAAAAGAAAGTTATCTTCATAATGGGCATTGGTCGTTCAGGATCAACCCTAGTGGAACTAATGCTTGGCAGCCATCCTAAAGCTTTCTCATTAGGTGAAATTAGTAAATTACCTGAAATTCTAGGAAAAACACAACAAAACTGGGCTTGGGCTTCACCAGGTAGCACCTTTTGGCAAGATAAATTCACTGAAACGGAATTAAGGCAGTTAGCATCTGGATTATCAGATCACCGATTACATCAGTATCTCCCTTTGAAAGTTGAGAGAACAGTTCGAGAATGGCTAGGTAACGATCAAATACTGAATCCCTACACTATACTCTTTTCTAAAACAAAAGCTGACATTCTAACTGATTCTAGTAAAACGGTTCATTGGATATCTAATAAACTTAAAGCGAGAGAATTTAGACAGCAGGAGATTGACGCTTATTTGGTATATAATGTTCGTGATGGCCGAGCCGTGCTGAATTCTTATCTACGACTCAAAAAAGATACAGTAGAAGAAATAAGTAACAGATGGGTTACGCTTTTGAAGGAATACCACGAGTTTTATAATCAGTTTCCAGAGAATAAGAAAGTAACCGTTCGCTATGAAGAACTAGTAAGTAATCCCCAAGAAGTTATCAAATCGCTCTGTGATTGGCTAAACCTTGAATTTAGTCCAGATATGGTTGAATATTGGAAGCACGATCATCATCATATTGTGGGAAGTCGGGGCACAAGTGCTTTAATTGCTAAGTATAGAGGACAAACCTCACGAAACCTAGATAGTCATGGCGATTATTATCAAGATCCGGAATTCAGAATCAAATTAGATTTGCGTTGGAAAAATGAATTATCTCCAGAAAATTTGCAAGTATTTAATGCTATTGCTGGAAATTTGAATAAACCCTATGAGTGGGATTAGTGAATTGCTGTTGATGAAAAATAATGGGTTGAAAAATGAGTAAGAGAAAAGTTTTATTTATTATTGGAGCCGGTCACTGTGGTTCCAGTCTACTTGCTCTTATATTAGGGAGTCATCCTCAATGCTTTTCGGCTGGAGAGTTAGGTAACTTGCCGAATCGTTACAGAAAAGGACTGTATCTTGATTGTGTGAACTGTAATTCTGATTTTTGGGATCGAACATTTGGAGACTCAGGTCTGAAACAGTTATCCATTGGATTGGGTGATACTCGCGTCACTCCTTATATCCCCCTAAAGTTAGAGAAAAATATTCGTGAGTTCTTAGGGACAGATCGAGTGTTTAAGCCGTACACCTTCATGTTGGCGCAATTGGGTAAAGAAGTCATTATCGATGCTAGTAAATATTGGGTTTGGGTAGATAGAAAGACGAAAGCCAAAGAGTTTACAGTAGGTGAAGTTGAAGCATACTTGTTAAATTTAGTCAGAGATGGCCGCGCTATTGTCAATTCATATCTAAGGAAATATCCTCAAAGAGACATGGCTACTTTCACTCAAAATTGGATGGACAAAACAAAACGGAGACAAGAGTTTTACCAATCTTTTGACCGAGGGAAGAAAATTGAAGTGGCTTATGAACAGTTAGCAAGCGATCCTCACGTAACAGTCCAGAAGATTTGTGAGTTTCTGGAGATAGAGTTTACGCCAGATATGATTGAATATTGGAAATACGATCATCATGACATTTCCGGGAATGATGGAACTTACTCTCTAGTGAGGCGTTATCAACAGCAAGAAATGCTAGATAAGGTGAAAGAGACTCATGGTGAGTATTATGAAAAGATTGATTTAGGAATCAAATTGGATTTGCGATGGAAAAAAGAGTTGTCAAAAGAAAAACTCGATATTTTTAATTCAATTGCTGGTGAATTCAATCAACCCTATGTATGGGATTAGAAAGTTAAAGACTGTAACCGTTTCTTCATCGCTTCTGCTTTAATCAACCAATAGTGTTGTTGAATGTACATCCATTTGAACAGATTAGGGGATTCTATCCAGCGTTGATAGGTAGGAGTCGCAATATCAGTGAGGAATGCTTTCCAAGAGGAGAGAATGGTTTCAATGCGGGTACTTTGAGCGCGATCGCAACCATTAGCAATCATATCTTTCCGCAACTGTGGATTATCTTTCAAAGTTTTAATGGCAGCGATCGCCTCCTCTAGAGATTTAACCTCAATATAGTCCAGATCGCTGCGCCGTTCTGCTTGAAATGCTGATTCAGCTCCCAAAATGACGGGAACCTCTGCACGCCAAGAGTTATAGAGTTTAGTTGCCGGTTTCCACAGATAGGTTTCAGTTGCTTCAAAGGTACGGACTGCAATTACAGCATCTACATTACTGTAATCATGCCATCGCTCTTTGGGTACAATGTTCCACTGTAGACCCATCTCTGCAAGACTTTGAGACCAGGAGGGATCTTTTAATTCTGGAGCTAAGTTATAACTGATACCAAAATAAGCAATGTTTTCAAAGCGATCGCCGCGATCTCGATCACGAGGAATTAATCCAGGTTGAGACCAAAGCGGAATATAATGGCTATTTTTAACCACTTCAGTCTCCTGTGGATTTTGAACCACATGCATTTGTGCATAAGGATGAGCTGCTTGATCGGCTTTCATACAGACCATCAAGACTTTTGGAATTGGTCTCAATTTATACTTAAAAGAATCTCGATGAGCTAACACAATACCTTCATCTGGAATCGATCCTACTAAGCTACAAGGAAATCCATCGGACTTAAGATGTAAATAAGTTTGCAAAGTCCAACAGTAAATTCCACGGCCAAACCCTTCCCAATAACTCTTAGCATTATTTGGCATATCTTCTAGCCAGTCTGCTTGAGGAAGGTAAAAATAGATGGGAGGTAAGTTATCATAGTTGCTCATGTTCGCTAACTCCTCAACCCTCCAACCACTTCGATAAATCTCGTCCAATCAACTCTTGAAGCTTCAGAATATCCTCCCGATACTCTTCTGTTAGTTCCTTGCGTAGCTTGGGAGATAATTTAGGCTTCCCTAAATTTTGCTGTTTCAGCCTATCAGCAATGCTTTTACGAAACTTCATCGGTAACAGGGTTTTGACTACTGCTTTAACAGGATTCGGTCGATTCAGCAGAGTATTAACTGTCTGATTCTTGGGAACACGAGTAGGGTTATGTTTCTTGCTCACATTAGGAACAAAATTATCATCTACTTCTAAAAATTGGAAAACCTCTTTCATCAGTCCAGTTGGATCTGCAATCAAATCGTCATACAGATACACTCGAATTTGCTTCGCATCGAAAGTATCGAAGTATCGCTTCAACTGAACATAGTAAAATCCCCGGCGTTTATGATGCCATTGAAAGCTCCAATTTTTGGCAATCCTATCCTCTTCTTCTTTCAGAGTTTTAACAAAATCTGGAACCGGTTCTCTCCCATTACTCAAAGAAAATAAAAAATGTGAAAATGCTCGTTCTGCTGGCTGGCGGAGAATTGCAATTAACTTGGCATCAGGAATATAATGATGAATTCTTTGAACTGCTTTTTCACTGTAAATATATGACGTAGATGCTTCTCCTATAGCTTTCTCATCGGTTACCCCTGCAAACAACTCTTGATAGCTGTCCAAATCAGTAATAGCATTCGTCATCACATGATTGCCATTGGGGCCAATACGATTAATATCTTCTCCTTCTAGAGTAAAAAAATCAGGTTCTTTTTGATCCCTAGACGCTGGCATATAGACTTGTGGATGCTGCTTAAGGTAGTAATATAAAGAAGATGTTCCTGATTTAGCTGCGCCAATCAATAAAAAGTTAGGTAGGGTCATGGTTTTATCTCTAAATTTCTATTGTTCATTTAACCAGAATTGGGCAACTTGTTCCCAAGTCTCATTTTTAACTAGATCGGAAAACCGTTCGCGGATCTCTTGCAGTTCTGAAGGATTTCGCATCAGTTCTATAATTTTCCAAGCTACTGCTTCTTGGGTTTCTTTCGTATAAGGATTACCTGGTACTTTAACACAATATTCTTTATCTTTCAGTCCAGCATAATCCGTCGTTACGGGGACAGCACCCACTAGGGCCGATTCTCGCACTGTATTACAATCAAGCTCTTCAAAAGTACATCCATAATAATTAATATTAGAAGTAGCTTTCTCGGCCATAAGCTGTTCGCGACCTACCTTTCCATGTTCAATTACGCCCGGTTGTTGCATCAATGTTTCCATTTTCTGTTTCCAATCTTCTTTGATTTGTCTCGGCCAACCGTAGTAAATATGAAGTTTGGCTTCAGGAATTTCTTGGTGAATTAAGGGCCAGCCGAATTCTAACATTCTTTCTAGACCTCGGATATAATTGGATGCGTAGATGATTTTATAGGGATCTTTGAGTTGTCCACAAAATTTAAGGAAGGAAGAATCGAATCCATTGGGGACAATCGCAATTTGGCGATCTGGAATTTCTGGTAATAAGGATCGATGGAATAAATTTTTACAGAATACTTTATCATAGCCTTTTAGTTTTTCATAGGTCACTTCTTCTGGTAAGAGAACAGAACCTAAATCGAGCCAAACCCGTTTTGCTTTGATCGGGAATTTAATTCGCCAGGCAAACTGCCACATAATGAGTGTATCAAAAGAATCGCAAGGATTGAATTGAGTGTGGTGATAATACTGGACTCCATCATACAATCCTTGTTGAGATCCACAATTATTATAGACAGTAACAGAATAACCTAATTTAATCCATTCACGAGATAAATAGACAATGCGGGCATCTGCACCTCCTAATCCCGTTTTTAGACTTTCTGGAGACCATTCATAATTAGTATCTCCCGTATAGTATACAATAGACTTATCTGGCCATAGTTTAGATTTTAAGCCCTGGTTTATGAGTTTTATTTGTGACTTTACTTTCCCAAGTATTTTTTGATAGATGTTCATGAAACTCATACTTGAATACATCCGTTATGATATAGTTGTAATACTACCAAGTTTTGGTTAGACTCTCCGAAATGATTAAATGTTTTGATCATCCCTTAATTATCCATGCTCATCATAGACCACCCGTTTAGACTAGAGACAGAAAATAAAGAAATCTTCACTATCTCCATGACATAAAGTACGGCCAATGAAAAAAATCAAAGCATGGGTTAAGCAAACACTCCCTAATCTTCAGACTCTTTATAAGAAGATAACTGCTAAAACATGGTCTCCTCATTCAATTGTTTATTATACCGGAAACCACCATGAGGGATTAACTCCAAATAGCTTGAAAACTGGCGCAAGTGGTTCTCATGCGGCTGTTATTTATCTGGCCAGAGAATGGGTGAAGTTAGGACATCAAGTCAGGGTGTATAGCAATTGTGGAGATCAAGAGGGACTTTATGATGGGGTAGAATATGTCAACTATTATAAATTCAATTGGTGCGATCGCTTTGATACTGTGATTATTTGGAGACATTCTACCTTACTACAGTATCCCATTAACGCCAAGAACCTTTGGTTAGATTGGCATGATACTCTAGGCCCAGCCAAAGCTTTTACAACAGAACGATTAGAACCCTTTGATAAAATATTTTCTAAGAGCCATTATCAACGCCGATTATTGCCCCAGTTTAATGATGATAAATTTGTGGTCATTAACAATGGAGTGAGTGAAGAAATTAGCCCGTTATACAATACGCCTAAAACCCCCTATAAATTAATCTATGGCTCGCGCTACTATCGAGGACTAGAGTATATGCTAACTTACGGATGGCCGATTATTAAACAAGAAATCCCTGAAGCAGAACTTCACCTATTCTATGGATTTACCAAGCGAGATAATCACCCTAAACACTCAGAGTGGAGAAAAAAAATGATCGATCTAATAAATCAGCCTGGTGTGTTTGATCGTGGCCGTGTTTCTCAAGATAAGATTCTAGAGGAAAAAGCAAAATCATTGATTCATTATTATGGTTGTACCTATCCAGAAATTGATTGTATTTCTGTTCGTGAATCAGCAATGGTGGGCTGTATTCCAGTCATGACTGATTTAGCGGCTTTAGGTGAAAAACCTTATGGCATAAAGGTTTCTGGAGATCCAGAATCTCAGGAAACGCAAGAAGCAATAGCCTATCAAGTAATTGATTTAATGCGGGCAGACCCGGAAAAATTGCAGTTAATTCGCGAACAGTTTCAGCAATTGGCTCAAGAAGAGACCTGGGCAAAAGTTGCGCCTATTTGGTTGAAAAATCAGTAGAATTAAGTTTAATATTGGATTTTTTTATAGATATGGCTCACTCAACTAGGATGAAATTAATTATCCCCATTGAATATTATAGATCGGGTGGTGTCGAGCGAGTAATTATCTCTCTTATTGAGGAATTTTCTAAGAACATAGAACAAATTATTATCGTTTTACCTAAAAAAGATATTTATTACTTTCAGAAAATACTGCCCTCTTCTGAGTCCATAGTTTACGAATCTTTTGTCCCAACAAAAAATATGCTTTTATCTTTTTTAAGAATTTTAATTTCAGGATCAAAGATATTTAAAATTAAACAATTAGAGAAAAAAATAAAGAAATTCAGAAACCAGCAGTCCAAACATAATGCCCTCAATGGATTAATTGAAAAGTATCAAGCGACCCATTGTTTATATGTTTTAACCAATCGATTAACGCCACCTAACCTCAAAATCCCTTTGGGAATGATCGCTCATGATGTGTTTTGGCGGTTTGCCCCCATGACCTATCCAGAAGATTATGTGAGAGAGTACGATCAAAGTTTGTTAGTATGGCTCAAAAAATCTGATCTTGTTTTTACGGTTTCTGAGAAGACAAAGACTGATATAATATCAGTTTTTCCTGGTTTTTCGTCCAAAATTAAACCCATTCCTAATGCTGGGGTAGCCATTCGTAAGACGGAACGTGATAGAGAGACAACTGTTAACTCTAGCCATCTCATTACATTTTATTTTCCTTCTTCATTTGGAATTTATAAGGATCACTTAACGTTACTGAGAAGCGGGATAAGAGTTGCTCAGAAAAAACTTCAGTTCCAGGTTGTACTTACCGGTAAGGAAACAGATGCTTTAGTCAATGGACGTTTAAGTCTGTCCCAGCAAAGTAGTACTCAAGAATATTCTAATTATTTAAATCAATGCCATCAAGTCTATTCAGAAAATAG
Coding sequences:
- a CDS encoding sulfotransferase family protein, coding for MKKKVIFIMGIGRSGSTLVELMLGSHPKAFSLGEISKLPEILGKTQQNWAWASPGSTFWQDKFTETELRQLASGLSDHRLHQYLPLKVERTVREWLGNDQILNPYTILFSKTKADILTDSSKTVHWISNKLKAREFRQQEIDAYLVYNVRDGRAVLNSYLRLKKDTVEEISNRWVTLLKEYHEFYNQFPENKKVTVRYEELVSNPQEVIKSLCDWLNLEFSPDMVEYWKHDHHHIVGSRGTSALIAKYRGQTSRNLDSHGDYYQDPEFRIKLDLRWKNELSPENLQVFNAIAGNLNKPYEWD
- a CDS encoding glycosyltransferase; translation: MVEKSVELSLILDFFIDMAHSTRMKLIIPIEYYRSGGVERVIISLIEEFSKNIEQIIIVLPKKDIYYFQKILPSSESIVYESFVPTKNMLLSFLRILISGSKIFKIKQLEKKIKKFRNQQSKHNALNGLIEKYQATHCLYVLTNRLTPPNLKIPLGMIAHDVFWRFAPMTYPEDYVREYDQSLLVWLKKSDLVFTVSEKTKTDIISVFPGFSSKIKPIPNAGVAIRKTERDRETTVNSSHLITFYFPSSFGIYKDHLTLLRSGIRVAQKKLQFQVVLTGKETDALVNGRLSLSQQSSTQEYSNYLNQCHQVYSENRDVIEQYFNGLGYGEYEQVEYWYQHCSCVIIPSQYEGFGLALSEAISRGLPVIASDLEVFQEQVRLYQCFDQVEFFPPGDAEALAACMERFVHHPKSKLNPEKTQEKLSLWTWKDAAQQYISLLESIV
- a CDS encoding sulfotransferase family protein encodes the protein MSKRKVLFIIGAGHCGSSLLALILGSHPQCFSAGELGNLPNRYRKGLYLDCVNCNSDFWDRTFGDSGLKQLSIGLGDTRVTPYIPLKLEKNIREFLGTDRVFKPYTFMLAQLGKEVIIDASKYWVWVDRKTKAKEFTVGEVEAYLLNLVRDGRAIVNSYLRKYPQRDMATFTQNWMDKTKRRQEFYQSFDRGKKIEVAYEQLASDPHVTVQKICEFLEIEFTPDMIEYWKYDHHDISGNDGTYSLVRRYQQQEMLDKVKETHGEYYEKIDLGIKLDLRWKKELSKEKLDIFNSIAGEFNQPYVWD
- a CDS encoding Npun_R2821/Npun_R2822 family protein, translating into MNQGIYIVANNKVKENAIALLNSIRMYDSSITVYMIPFNEDYQETAQILAEKHNVRVFPDLNLVQEFTIKISEIFDRDFLALPNKMRKLVAWFGPLDDFLYIDTDIIVFERMSDILSYLPKYGFICCDYHHSGRGLNDIFSPLVKDNKIFTGEELQDVFNSGFWASKKTAISQEQMYRLLQECSQHREYFDFSSQVTDQPILNYLVLKSIPKRLNLVKLPEGVPGSWAGSAHFEEKDHILYDKGKRLMYLHWAGSPMRQGGPYRELWRYYRYLGDPNPPADPPAPKAEPQWRQKLRNLKKTILG
- a CDS encoding Npun_R2821/Npun_R2822 family protein, which gives rise to MTHGIYTSANDVVYDQLVALLNSIEVNVGADTPVCVIAYDDRLDRVKAEISRRKNVELLNDPDIFAPWEEFSYEVWKAHPNVLQQWESQGIQGVRRIGMNRRYCAFDPKSPFEKFVYFDADVLVLNSLDFVFEELNHHDFVVYDFQYKDPSHIYNVESSKLFQIFPQERIHREIFCAGFYGSKRGLLSVEQRNELVTYLQAGEAEILYPSAPNQSVLNYMTMRSGLDIYNFSLHLPKEQITGCSVTSPHFMERDHLLYDKEAQLTYLHYIGLSSKVFTRLCAGENLDFPYRELFLHYRYLHEPENRPQFVGKPKPYNPPPTFMQKVFRKLGLKKSRK
- a CDS encoding glycosyltransferase family 1 protein, which produces MNIYQKILGKVKSQIKLINQGLKSKLWPDKSIVYYTGDTNYEWSPESLKTGLGGADARIVYLSREWIKLGYSVTVYNNCGSQQGLYDGVQYYHHTQFNPCDSFDTLIMWQFAWRIKFPIKAKRVWLDLGSVLLPEEVTYEKLKGYDKVFCKNLFHRSLLPEIPDRQIAIVPNGFDSSFLKFCGQLKDPYKIIYASNYIRGLERMLEFGWPLIHQEIPEAKLHIYYGWPRQIKEDWKQKMETLMQQPGVIEHGKVGREQLMAEKATSNINYYGCTFEELDCNTVRESALVGAVPVTTDYAGLKDKEYCVKVPGNPYTKETQEAVAWKIIELMRNPSELQEIRERFSDLVKNETWEQVAQFWLNEQ
- a CDS encoding glycosyltransferase family 1 protein; this encodes MKKIKAWVKQTLPNLQTLYKKITAKTWSPHSIVYYTGNHHEGLTPNSLKTGASGSHAAVIYLAREWVKLGHQVRVYSNCGDQEGLYDGVEYVNYYKFNWCDRFDTVIIWRHSTLLQYPINAKNLWLDWHDTLGPAKAFTTERLEPFDKIFSKSHYQRRLLPQFNDDKFVVINNGVSEEISPLYNTPKTPYKLIYGSRYYRGLEYMLTYGWPIIKQEIPEAELHLFYGFTKRDNHPKHSEWRKKMIDLINQPGVFDRGRVSQDKILEEKAKSLIHYYGCTYPEIDCISVRESAMVGCIPVMTDLAALGEKPYGIKVSGDPESQETQEAIAYQVIDLMRADPEKLQLIREQFQQLAQEETWAKVAPIWLKNQ
- a CDS encoding sulfotransferase family protein; amino-acid sequence: MTLPNFLLIGAAKSGTSSLYYYLKQHPQVYMPASRDQKEPDFFTLEGEDINRIGPNGNHVMTNAITDLDSYQELFAGVTDEKAIGEASTSYIYSEKAVQRIHHYIPDAKLIAILRQPAERAFSHFLFSLSNGREPVPDFVKTLKEEEDRIAKNWSFQWHHKRRGFYYVQLKRYFDTFDAKQIRVYLYDDLIADPTGLMKEVFQFLEVDDNFVPNVSKKHNPTRVPKNQTVNTLLNRPNPVKAVVKTLLPMKFRKSIADRLKQQNLGKPKLSPKLRKELTEEYREDILKLQELIGRDLSKWLEG